In the genome of Anaerolineae bacterium, one region contains:
- a CDS encoding SDR family oxidoreductase, which translates to MTETSSLQGKRVLVTGGARRVGRMLSLAAASLGAEVLIHHGHSPEAAAETARLVEAAGGRARVLQADLGDPAQVDALMAQALAEGPLFALVNSAALFEPLDWAHTDRAAWARHMHINLEAPFFLSQAFARALPPYAHGRIVNILDWRALRPGADHLPYTVSKAALAALTRSLALALAPRITVNGIALGAVLPPADGSGKGVLRHVPAGRQAKADEVAETLRFLLTGPAYITGEIIHLDGGRHLV; encoded by the coding sequence GTGACTGAGACTTCATCTCTCCAGGGCAAGCGGGTCCTCGTCACCGGCGGCGCGCGGCGGGTGGGGCGAATGCTCAGCCTGGCCGCAGCCTCGCTGGGCGCCGAGGTCCTCATCCATCACGGGCATTCCCCCGAAGCCGCCGCCGAGACGGCGCGCCTGGTGGAGGCCGCGGGAGGGCGCGCGCGTGTGTTGCAGGCCGACCTGGGCGACCCTGCCCAGGTGGACGCTTTGATGGCGCAGGCCCTGGCCGAGGGGCCTCTGTTTGCCCTGGTGAACAGCGCAGCCCTCTTTGAGCCGCTGGATTGGGCGCACACCGACCGCGCGGCATGGGCGCGCCACATGCACATCAACCTGGAAGCCCCCTTCTTTCTCAGCCAGGCCTTCGCGCGTGCCCTGCCGCCCTACGCTCACGGGCGCATCGTGAACATTCTGGATTGGCGCGCCTTGCGCCCCGGCGCGGATCATCTGCCCTACACGGTGAGCAAGGCGGCCTTAGCCGCGCTGACCCGCTCGCTGGCCCTGGCCTTGGCGCCGCGGATTACCGTCAACGGCATCGCCTTGGGCGCCGTGCTGCCTCCGGCCGATGGCAGCGGCAAGGGCGTGCTCAGGCATGTGCCGGCAGGGCGTCAGGCCAAGGCCGACGAGGTGGCCGAGACGCTGCGCTTTTTGCTCACCGGCCCGGCTTATATCACTGGCGAAATCATCCATCTGGACGGGGGGCGACATCTGGTGTGA
- a CDS encoding glycosyltransferase, which translates to MIATWVTWWQTLGLALLAALLLNGALNAWVAPFLEGIRPCRQGPLVSVLVPARNEAQRITLYIESLVAQRYRNLEILVLDDDDESTDGTGHLLRQLQRRYPQLTVLQGGLPPVG; encoded by the coding sequence ATGATCGCGACCTGGGTCACCTGGTGGCAAACCCTGGGGCTGGCCCTGCTGGCCGCCTTACTGCTCAACGGAGCCCTGAACGCCTGGGTGGCACCTTTCCTGGAAGGCATCCGCCCCTGCCGCCAGGGCCCGCTGGTGTCGGTATTGGTACCCGCGCGCAACGAAGCCCAGCGCATCACCCTCTACATCGAATCCCTGGTCGCCCAACGCTACCGCAACCTGGAAATCCTGGTGCTCGACGACGACGACGAGAGCACCGACGGCACCGGGCACCTCCTGCGCCAGTTGCAACGGCGGTACCCTCAACTCACCGTGTTGCAGGGGGGCTTGCCCCCGGTTGGCTGA
- the plsX gene encoding phosphate acyltransferase PlsX, with amino-acid sequence MRIILDAMGSDHHPDPEVQGAIEASRRYGIEVILVGREEELRPRLEALDTSGACITVVHAPEVLEMTDKPAETARRKAENSMAVGMELLKKGEGDAFVTAGNTGGAMANALFRLGRIRGVKRPALTALFPTRRGHCVVLDIGANAECKPEYLVQFAIMGSVYAEKVLGVSNPRVGLLSNGEEPGKGNDLVKATYPLLAESGLHFIGNVEGKELFGGEVDVVVTDGFTGNVLLKGSEAVVKLLIETLKEAMLSSWRTKIGALLAQPAFDTLKSMLNPDEIGAAPLLGINGLVLVGHGRSGPVAITSALRAAKQAVEADLLNELKSAIEARLHA; translated from the coding sequence ATGCGGATTATCCTGGACGCCATGGGCAGCGATCACCATCCTGACCCGGAAGTACAGGGCGCGATTGAGGCATCACGCCGCTACGGCATCGAGGTCATCCTCGTGGGGCGCGAAGAGGAACTGCGTCCCCGCCTGGAAGCGCTGGACACCAGCGGTGCCTGCATCACCGTCGTCCACGCTCCCGAGGTGCTGGAAATGACCGACAAACCCGCCGAAACGGCGCGGCGTAAGGCCGAGAACTCCATGGCCGTGGGCATGGAGTTGCTCAAGAAAGGCGAAGGCGACGCTTTTGTCACCGCCGGGAACACCGGAGGGGCCATGGCCAACGCCCTCTTCCGCTTAGGGCGCATTCGCGGCGTCAAGCGTCCCGCCCTGACCGCCCTCTTTCCCACCCGGCGGGGCCATTGCGTGGTGCTGGATATCGGCGCCAACGCCGAGTGCAAGCCGGAGTACCTGGTACAGTTCGCCATCATGGGCTCGGTGTACGCCGAAAAGGTGCTGGGCGTCAGCAACCCCCGCGTGGGCCTGCTCTCCAACGGTGAGGAGCCCGGCAAAGGCAACGATCTGGTCAAGGCCACCTACCCCCTGCTGGCCGAAAGCGGCCTTCACTTCATCGGCAATGTAGAGGGCAAGGAACTTTTCGGCGGAGAAGTCGATGTGGTGGTCACCGACGGTTTCACCGGCAATGTGCTGCTCAAAGGCAGCGAAGCGGTGGTCAAACTGCTCATCGAAACCCTCAAAGAAGCCATGCTGAGCTCCTGGCGCACAAAAATCGGGGCCCTGCTGGCCCAACCGGCTTTCGATACGCTGAAATCCATGCTCAACCCAGATGAAATTGGGGCCGCTCCGCTGCTGGGGATCAACGGCCTGGTCCTCGTGGGCCATGGCCGCTCCGGGCCGGTGGCCATCACCAGCGCCCTGCGGGCAGCCAAGCAGGCCGTGGAAGCCGACCTGCTGAACGAATTGAAGAGCGCCATCGAAGCCCGCCTGCACGCTTAG
- a CDS encoding nucleoside kinase has protein sequence MTETQGFRLTRPSPTVQVHLPDGRTIEGPRGAPIEAFLQTVADSFPAPVVGAVVNNYLRELTYPIEQEAEVRPITMADADGARIYRRSLVFLLEVAFASMFPEAALTVDHSLVSGGYFCRVDGRNMLSPDELRALEARMRGLTEKDLPIERREVPLTEGIEYFRQRGQEDKVRLLRHRKKNYLTLYCLDEYCDYLHGYMVPSTGYLRWFALRPMSTGFVLSYPRRHRPVEVLPLEQPNKLLQTFQQYGDWLRRLGISTVGALNDAVIDGRFQEIVLVSEALHEQRIAEIAAMIADRRDEVRVVLIAGPSSSGKTTFSKRLAVQLLTHGISPFPLEMDNYFVDRELTPRDENGNYDFEHVDALDRRFLAAHLQRLIQGERVRLPRYNFRLGRREEGEEVQLAPGQLIILEGIHGMNPDLLPGFPRERTFRIYVSALTQLNLDRHNRVSTTDTRLLRRIVRDARDRGYSARETIAHWEMVRRGEKRWIFPFQEEADVMFNSALVYELAVLKPYAEPLLLQIPPSTPEWIEAKRLLALLEWFEPAPADWVPDDSLLREFIGGSILRRFTLWRTSRGDV, from the coding sequence ATGACCGAAACCCAAGGTTTTCGACTCACCCGACCCAGCCCCACGGTGCAGGTTCATCTGCCCGATGGCCGGACCATCGAAGGGCCGCGCGGGGCGCCCATTGAAGCCTTCTTGCAGACGGTGGCCGATTCGTTCCCTGCGCCGGTGGTGGGTGCCGTGGTCAACAACTACCTGCGGGAACTCACCTACCCCATCGAGCAGGAAGCCGAGGTGCGTCCCATCACCATGGCCGACGCCGACGGCGCCCGGATTTACCGCCGGTCGCTGGTCTTCCTGTTGGAGGTGGCCTTCGCCTCCATGTTCCCCGAGGCCGCCCTCACGGTGGATCATTCGTTGGTCTCCGGCGGGTATTTTTGCCGCGTGGATGGCCGGAACATGCTTTCGCCGGATGAACTGCGGGCCCTGGAAGCCCGCATGCGCGGACTGACCGAAAAGGATCTGCCTATCGAGCGGCGGGAAGTGCCTCTGACCGAAGGGATCGAATACTTCCGCCAGCGCGGGCAGGAGGACAAGGTGCGCCTGTTGCGCCACCGCAAGAAGAACTACCTCACCCTGTACTGCCTGGACGAGTATTGCGACTACCTCCATGGGTACATGGTGCCTTCCACGGGGTATTTGCGCTGGTTTGCTTTGCGCCCCATGAGCACGGGGTTCGTGCTTTCCTACCCCCGACGCCATCGGCCGGTGGAGGTGCTGCCCCTGGAGCAGCCCAACAAGTTGTTGCAGACCTTCCAGCAGTATGGCGACTGGCTGCGTCGGTTGGGCATCAGCACCGTTGGGGCGCTTAACGACGCGGTGATTGATGGCCGATTCCAGGAAATCGTCCTGGTTTCTGAAGCGCTGCACGAACAGCGCATCGCCGAGATCGCCGCGATGATTGCTGACCGGCGCGACGAGGTGCGGGTGGTGCTCATCGCCGGGCCATCGTCTTCCGGAAAGACCACCTTCTCCAAACGGCTGGCGGTGCAACTGCTGACCCACGGTATCTCCCCCTTTCCCCTGGAAATGGACAACTATTTTGTGGATCGGGAACTCACCCCCCGCGACGAAAACGGGAATTACGATTTCGAACATGTGGACGCGCTGGACCGTCGGTTTTTGGCCGCGCATTTGCAGCGCCTGATTCAGGGAGAGCGGGTGCGGTTGCCCCGGTACAACTTCCGCCTGGGGCGTCGAGAAGAGGGAGAAGAAGTGCAACTGGCCCCAGGCCAGTTGATCATCCTTGAGGGCATCCATGGGATGAACCCGGACCTGCTCCCCGGCTTTCCGCGCGAGCGCACCTTCCGCATCTATGTTTCGGCCCTCACCCAACTCAACCTCGACCGCCACAACCGCGTCTCCACCACCGACACCCGTCTGCTGCGACGCATCGTGCGTGACGCCCGCGACCGGGGGTATTCCGCTCGTGAGACCATCGCCCACTGGGAGATGGTGCGGCGGGGCGAAAAACGCTGGATCTTTCCCTTCCAAGAGGAGGCCGATGTGATGTTCAACTCGGCCTTAGTGTATGAACTGGCCGTGCTCAAGCCGTATGCCGAACCGTTGCTGTTGCAAATCCCGCCCAGCACGCCGGAGTGGATCGAGGCCAAGCGTTTGCTGGCCCTGTTGGAGTGGTTCGAGCCCGCGCCGGCCGATTGGGTGCCCGACGATTCGCTATTGCGCGAATTCATCGGCGGTTCCATCTTGCGGCGCTTCACCCTTTGGCGTACTTCCCGAGGCGATGTATGA
- a CDS encoding prolipoprotein diacylglyceryl transferase produces the protein MLPVLHLGPLALRTPGLLWLLGLYLGLTWADRRAPRLGLTPNHLDNLTVGGLIVGVVTARLGYILGHLGAFPTLKNWLALDPALLDPWMAGVGVFVFVAAYLQRHQLTWGAVLDALAPLMVSLALTSALASLAAGTAFGLPTNLPWGIRLADGVKRHPTQVYVFLGYGLLALDLWGWGRGRGWVLAPGVPGALFWRTVAGLAGWRLFVEAWRGDSVLVLGGLRQAQVAAWLVLAVSLAVLTGLERKARAREAAEAQRREV, from the coding sequence ATGCTTCCTGTGCTGCATCTTGGTCCTTTGGCCCTGCGCACCCCGGGCCTGCTCTGGCTGTTGGGCCTTTACCTGGGGCTCACCTGGGCCGATCGCCGGGCGCCCCGCCTGGGCCTCACACCGAACCATCTGGACAACCTCACGGTAGGGGGGCTGATCGTGGGGGTGGTGACGGCCCGCCTGGGGTACATCCTGGGGCATCTGGGGGCCTTTCCCACGCTCAAAAACTGGTTGGCCCTCGACCCGGCCCTGCTCGACCCCTGGATGGCGGGGGTAGGCGTCTTCGTCTTCGTCGCGGCGTACCTTCAGCGGCACCAACTGACCTGGGGCGCCGTGCTGGACGCCCTGGCCCCCTTAATGGTTTCCCTGGCCCTGACCTCTGCCCTGGCCTCCCTGGCCGCGGGCACGGCCTTTGGCCTCCCGACGAACCTGCCCTGGGGGATCCGCCTGGCCGACGGGGTGAAGCGTCACCCAACCCAGGTGTACGTCTTCTTGGGGTACGGCCTGCTGGCCCTGGACCTCTGGGGCTGGGGCCGTGGCCGGGGTTGGGTGCTGGCCCCCGGGGTTCCCGGTGCCCTGTTCTGGCGCACCGTGGCCGGGCTGGCGGGGTGGCGGTTGTTTGTCGAGGCCTGGCGCGGGGATAGCGTGCTGGTGTTGGGCGGCCTGCGGCAGGCTCAGGTGGCCGCCTGGCTGGTGCTGGCCGTGAGCCTGGCGGTGTTGACCGGTTTGGAGCGGAAAGCACGGGCCCGCGAGGCTGCAGAGGCGCAAAGAAGAGAGGTATAA
- a CDS encoding TlpA family protein disulfide reductase: MSGLFPVTRHLPLWLGRVALLLAAALWVWASRTTPQAVTQGQVPAPQVGFLAPDFILPTLEGGSQALSDLRGQVVVLNFWASWCPPCRAEMPTLARVAQEYAPKRVTVLAINATASDSSEAARRFLAEIGVTLPVVLDLDGQVVQTYRISAFPTTFFVDAQGVIRDIVVGGPLSEASLRARLDALIQEVP; the protein is encoded by the coding sequence ATGAGCGGCCTCTTCCCTGTCACGCGACACCTTCCCCTCTGGCTGGGGCGGGTGGCGCTGCTGCTGGCGGCGGCCCTGTGGGTGTGGGCAAGCCGCACCACCCCGCAGGCCGTAACCCAGGGGCAGGTGCCCGCGCCCCAGGTGGGCTTTCTGGCCCCGGATTTCATCCTGCCCACCTTGGAGGGCGGCTCCCAGGCGCTGAGCGACCTGCGCGGGCAGGTGGTGGTGCTCAATTTCTGGGCCTCCTGGTGCCCGCCGTGCCGCGCTGAGATGCCCACCCTGGCCCGCGTGGCGCAGGAATACGCCCCCAAAAGGGTGACCGTGCTGGCCATCAACGCCACGGCCAGCGATTCCTCTGAGGCGGCCCGGCGTTTCCTCGCCGAGATAGGCGTCACCCTGCCCGTGGTGCTGGATCTGGACGGTCAGGTGGTGCAGACCTATCGCATCAGCGCCTTTCCGACCACCTTCTTCGTGGATGCCCAGGGCGTCATCCGCGACATCGTGGTCGGCGGGCCTTTGAGCGAGGCTTCCCTGCGCGCCCGTCTGGATGCGCTCATCCAGGAGGTGCCCTGA